The Cellulosimicrobium cellulans genome contains the following window.
TCCCTTCCCGGTCGCCGGAGGTCACCGGGCGCGGCCCGCGGTGCCGAACCCGGGGTCGCTCCCCATGCGGGGCGCACCCTGGGGAAGAACCCCGGGCTCGGCGGCCGGGCGGCGCCGCGCGACCGGAATCACGTTGACGACCGCGGTGCGCGAGGCGCACCATCGAGGGTGACGGTTGCCGAGGGCAGCCGTTCGTCGTGCCGGACGGGCACGACCACGGATCAGGTCGCGCCGGACGGCGCACCGCACGGGACGAGGAGACGCGGATGCACGGCACCGCAGGCTGCGAGGTGGCCATGGCGGCCTGCTCGGGCGCCCTCCCCTCCCGCACCGTCACCCGCTGAGCCCCTCGGCCGGACGCCGACCCGGCGCCCCGCCCCCGTTGAGTGCGGCACGTTCGTCGTCATCACGTGTTCCCGACGACTGATATCCCGCACTCAGCAGGTCTGGCGACGACGGTCGCGGGCATGCCGTCATCCCCGCCCCGCCCCCGAGCGAGCGGCGCCGTCGTGCGCCCGGCGACCCTGCGTCGTCGTGAGCCGACCGCCTGCGCCGCAGCACGCCGTCGGGCAGGGTGGGACCGTACCGACACGGAAGCCGTGAACCCATGATCCCCCTGACCGAGAAGCAGATCCGCGCGTCGTTCGTCAACGCCTCCAAGCGGGAGGCCGCGCAGGCGACCCTCCCCGACCTCGACACGCTCGACTGGGACCGCCTCGACTACCTCGGGTGGCGCGACCGCAAGGCGCCGCTGCTCGCGTACGCCGTCGTCGTGGTCGACGGCGAGCCGCGCGGCATCCTGCTGCGCTCCACGGACGCCAAGACGGGCGGCATGCGCAAGCGTGCCGTGTGCGCGTGGTGCGAGGACGTCGTCGTGACGGACGACGTCAGTCTCTACGTCGCGCGGCGTGCCGGCGCCTCCGGGCGCCGCGGCAACACCGTCGGCACCCTCATCTGCACGCAGTTCCTCTGCTCGCAGAACGTGCGCCGCACCCCGACCCGCAGCGAGATCGGCGACGACGAGTCGATGCGCGAGCTGTTCGTCGAGCTCCGCGTCGACGGTCTGCGCGAGCGCTCCGCCCGCTTCGTCACCGAGGTCATGCGCGACGCCTGACGCACCACAGCTCTACCTCGGCAGGTGGGGTACCACCTGGCCGTCCCGCGCGGGCACCGGCCGACCCGACCCCTCCTCCCGCCCCGGGACCGGCGAACCGGAACCGTCCCGCCACGAGGGCCACCAGTTCCACCGGCCCAGGAGGGTCATCGTGGCGGGGAGGAGGAGGCCGCGCACGACGGTCACGTCGAGCAGCACGGCGACGGCCATGCCGACGCCGACCTCCTTCATCGCGACGAGCTCGCCCGCCGCGAAGCCGAGGAACACGATGCCGATGGCGACGGCCGCCGTCGTGACGACCGGGCCGGTCGCGGTGATGCTGCGGAGCACGGCCCGGTCGTTCGCTGCGCGCGGGTCCTCGCCGGGCGTGCGGGCGCGCCACTCCTCGGCCGTGCGCGCGAGGAGGAACACCTCGTAGTCGGTGGACAGGCCGAACACGAGCATGCCGATGAGCAGGGGTGTCGTGACGTCGAGCGCGCCCCACGGCTCGAACCCGAGGAGCGAGGCGCCGACGCCGTGCTGGAACACGGAGACGAGCACGCCGAGCGTCGCGGCGAGCGTGAGCAGGTTGAGCACGAGCGCCTTGAGCGGCACGACGAGCGAGCCGGTGAGCAGGAAGAGGAGCGCGAACGTCGCGAGCACGACGACGCCCGCGGCGAGCGGGAGGCGCTGCGCGAGGTGCCCCTGGGTGTCGACGACCTCGGCGGCCGGACCGGCGACGTGCACGTCGAGGTCGCCGGTGTCGATCGCGCGGATCGCGCGCAGCAGGTCCTGGGCCTCGGCGGCGGTCGCGTCGCCGCCCTCGCCGACGTCGGGCGTGACATCGACGACGAGGACCTCGGACGGGAAGTCGGTGTCCTGCATCGCGTCCTCGACGCCGGGCAGGGCCGCGACGCGGTCGAGGTAGGCGGACGCGGCCTCGTCACCGCGGGGCGCCTCGACGAGCACGGTGATCGGGGTGACGCCGAGGTCGGCGAAGCGCGAGGTGGACGCGTCGGCGGCGAGCCGCGCCTCGGCGTCGGCGGGCAGGGAGTGGACCTCGGAGCTGCCGAGCGTCATCGAGCCGAGCGGCGCGGCGAGCGCGAGCAGGAGGGCCGTCGCGCCGAGCGTGACGAGCACGGCGTGCCGCTGGGCGGTGCGCGCGAGGCGGCCGAGCGTCCCGGCGCCACCGCGACCGGTCCACGGGTGGGACCAGGTGCGGGCACCCGGGGCGGGGATGGCGCGGTGCCACGTCGCGACGAGCGCGGGCACGAGCGTGAGCCCGGCGGCGGTCGCGACGAGCACGACGATCGCGCCGCCGACGGCCATGCCGGAGAGCAGCGAGTCGCCGAGCAGGAGCAGGCCGGTCAGGGCGACCGCGACGGCGAGCCCCGACGCGAGCACGGCGCGCCCGGCGGTCGCGAGGGTCCGCCCGACGAGCTCGTCGAGCGGGAGGCCCGGGCTCTCGGCGCGCTCCTCGCGGAAGCGCGCCAGGACGAGCAGGGAGTAGTCGACCGTGAGCCCGAGGCCGAGCAGCGTCACGACGTTCACGGCGAACTCGTTGACGGGGACGATCCCCAGCAGGCCGCTCAGCACGAGGAGCGCGACCGCGATGGCGGCGAGCGCGGACAGCAGCGGGACCAGGCCCGCGCGCAGGCCGCCGAGGACGACGACGAGCACGATCAGCAGGACGGCGATCGCGACGCCCTCGCCCACCGCGGCGTCGGTGATCGCCTGGTCGACGAACGCCTCCTCCGCGAGGAGCGCGCCCCCGACGAGGACCTCGGGGGTGTCGACGGTGTGGAGCGCGTCGGCGACCTCGTGCGCGAGGGCCAGCGCGTCGTCGTCGGACAGCGCGGGGTCGAGCTCGACGATCACGAGCGAGCCCTGGCCGTCGTCGGCGATGAGACCGCCGCCGGTGTAGGCGTCGAACACCTCGACGACGCCCGGCATCGCGCGGATGCCGTGCATCACGTCGCTCGCCTGGGCGATCAGATCGGTGGAGAAGTAGTCGCGCCCGGACAGGACGGCGACGACGGTCTCGCCCTCGGGCGAGAGCTCGTCGAGGCGCTCGGCCGCGAGGGCGGAGGCGCTCCCGGGCGGCGCGGGCTCGACGTCGGTGGTCTTGTCGAAGACGGCGCCGCCGAGCACCGCGCCGAGGACGAGGAGGACCGCCCAGACCCCGAGGACGACGCCGCGGCGGCGCGCGGCGAACCGTCCGGTCCGGTGCAGGAGGCGTCCGAGCGCCATGGGCAGTCCTCCTCGTCGAGGGACGTCGTGCGGAGAGAGTCGCGCAGGGGGACGTACCAGGGTTCGTGCCGGCCGCGCGAGTCCGCGGGGCCGGGGGGTGAGGTGAGCACCCTACGCGAGGGTGGGAGCGCCGTCGGACCACGCTCCGCCCGTGCGAAGGGCGCGCCTCGGGGAGACCGAGGTGGAGAAGGGGTGAGACGGGACGGGCGGGGACGGCTCGTGCTGCCGCCCCCGCCCGGTCCGTCCCGGGGCGGACGGCTCGCGCCGCCCGCCCCGGGGTCTCACGTCAGCCGCAGCTCGCGGCCTCGTAGGCGACGTCCGCCTGGAACGTCAGGTCGCCGCCCGTCGCGGACACCTGGGCGGTGCCCGCCTCGACCGAGGCCGAGCGCGTCGCGAACGACTGGTACGCGGAGGCACCCGGCTGGACGCCGGTCACCGTCTTCGTCCCGAACGGCGTCGTCAGCGTGATGTCCGCCGGCACCGTGTCGTCGTTCGTGGCACGGACCGCGACGTAGACCTTGCCCGCCATGCAGCGGGTCTGGACCGTCGTCGAGATCGCGAGCTCCTCGACCGGCTCGTCGGTCAGCGCCTTGAACCGGATGTTCCGGTAGTTGACCATCTCGCCGCTGCCGTGGTTCTGGATGCCGACGAAGCTGTTCACCAGACGGGCCGGGTCGGTGCTCGTGAAGTCGTTGACGAGCACGTCGTTGAGGTAGATGCGGATGCGGTCACCCTCGACCCGGATGTCGTACGCGTTCCACTGCCCGACCGGCTTGAGGGCGGCGTCCCGGGCTGCCTCGTCGGCGCCCTGGAACGTGTAGACCGCGCCGGTGGTGCGGTCGTCGGCGTCCGTCGCGTCGATCTGGATCTCGTAGCCCTTGTTGACGGCCACCCACGGGTCGTCGCCCGGGTTCGGGAACCCGACGAACACGCCGCCGTTGTCGTCCTTCGTGAGCTTCCAGTCGAGCTTCAGGCTGTAGCGGTCGCCGAGCTCCTGGTCGTACCAGAGCAGGCCCATGCCACCCGCACCGCGGATCGAGCAGTCGTCCTGGCGGCCGAAGCCACCCGGACCGGCCATGCGCCAGCCCTCCTGCAGGCTCGCGAGCGTGCCGTCGTAGATCGCGGTGTAGCCGTCCTCGACCTCACCCGGGCTGCAGATGTCCGGGTTCTCGCCGATCGACAGGACGTCGAGGTTGATGTTGCCCTCGTCGCCGGTCTCGTACGCGAGCGTGATGGTGTTGACTCCGGCCTGGAGCTCGAGGTTGCGCGTCAGCACACCCCAGTCCTTCCAGCTCCCCGTCGTCGGGAAGTTCCACTGACCGAGGTCAGCACCGTTCACGTGGAGCGAGACGTTCTTCGCCCGCAGCGTCGTGTACGGGTGGATGCCGTTGGCGTAGCGCACGTTGACCGGGTAGGTGCCCGCCTCGGGGACGGTCACGGAGAACGTGCGACCGGCGCCGACGCTCGTCATGCCCGCGGCGAAGCCGGAGCCCGAGTAGTTGCTGTGGTCCGAGCCGATGCTCGAGCTGCCGAGGGGCTGCGCGAGCTCCGCCTCGTACCAGCCGCGGTCGGCCGGGGCGACGTAGCCGGGGAGCGAGTTGAGCGTGTACCAGGCCTCGGTGCTGAGGAGCTCGGTGCCCTCCGCGGACGCGAACGGGCGCGGCGAGCGGATGTAGACGACGTGGCCGGGCTTGAGGCCGTCGATCTTCAGCGTGACGGTCGTGCGGTCCTCGGACACCGTGGCGTCGGTGACGAAGAGGGGCTCCTCGTCGACCTTCGGGCCGCCGTACTGCTGCGTCGGCACGTAGCGCCACTGCTTGACCTGGTAGGCGTCGGCGAGCTTCTCGACGACCTCGTCGGACACCGGGTCGGTGTACTCGATCTCGAAGCCGCCCTCGACCACGCGCATCTCCTTCATGTCGAAGGAGTCCTCGTTGACGGGCACGAGCTTCTGGAGGCCGAACCGGAGCTTGCCGGACTCGCCCCAGTTGCCGCCCTCACCGGTTCCGCCGACGTAGATCGCGCCGTCGGGCCCGTAGATGGTGCGGTTGGCGCCGACCTCGAGGCCCGCGGTGTGGCGGAAGACCGCACCCTGGAACTCGCCGTCGACCTTCTCGAGGAACGTGCGCTGGATGCCGCCGTACGTGACGTCGCCGACGAGCATCTGGCCGGCGAACTCGCCGTCCTGGATGAGGACCGGGTTGCCCGGGGAGTTGGCGATCTCGTTCTGCGGGAGCCACACGGCCGGCGGCGACACGGGGTTCGCGTCGAACAGGCCCGCGGGGTTCGTGTAGTGGTTGAAGAACTTGTCCTGCTCGATGTGGACCAGCTTGTTCGCCGGGAGCCACGCACCCTGGTTGTCCGTCCCGAAGATCGCGCCCTCGGGGCCGAAGCCGATGCCGTTGGGCGTGCGCAGGCCGCCCGCCACGTACGAGACCTCACCCGTCTCGCGGTCGATCTTGATCGACGTGCCGCGGTTCTGGCCGGGCTGCGGGTTCGTCGTCGCGCCGCCGTTGTCGATGGCGACGGAGAGGTTGACGTAGAAGTAGTCCTCGTCGTGGATCAGGCCGAACGCGAACTCGTGGAAGTTGCCGCCGTCGGGCCACTCCGCGATCTTCGTGTGCTGGTCGTAGAAGCCGTCGCCGTCGGGGTCCGTGAGCTGCGTGAGCTGGTACCGCTCCGAGACGAAGATCGAGTCCTCGACGACCTCGATGCCCATCGGGTTGAGCAGCTCGTCCGCGACCAGGGTCGCCGTGACGTCCTCGGGACCGTCGGCCGTGGTGACGCCGTCGAGGAGGTACACCTCGCCGGACACCGGGTCGGGCCGCCAGCCGCCGGAGCTGACCTCGCCCGTCGTCACGACGGCGAGCTTCTCGTCCGGCGTGAACGCCAGGCCCGAGACCTTGGGCTCGAAGCCCGCGGGGCGCAGGTCGACCAGGTCGTAGTTGGGGTTGACCGCGTCGAGGCGCAGGCCGTCGCCGGCCGTGTCGGTGGCGCCCTCGCAGTACTTGTAGCCGGGCGCGGTCACGCGCACGACGCCCGCCTCGGTGCTGAGCGCCGATGTCGGGATGACCTCGAACGTCGAGCTGCCCGGCGTCTTCCAGGCGAGCGTGAGGCGCTGCTTGTCGCTGCCCTCGTAGTAGTCGACCCGCAGGTCGTGGACGCCCGCCGTGAGGGTCGCGGTGCCCTCGACGGAGGTCGAGTCGTTCGGGCCGTCGTTCTCGACGACGAGCTGGCCGTCGATGTAGACGAGCGCCCCGTCGTCGTTGGTGACGCGGAACTGGTACTGGCCGTCGGCGGGGACGTGCAGGTTGGCGAGCGCCTGCGAGATGAAGTTGTCCTCCGCGCCGAACTGCTCGGCGGTCGACCAGTCGATGGTCGGCATCAGCTTGTCGACGTTGGGGGTCTGGCCGGACTTGAGGGTGCAGACGCCCCCGGGGTTCTGCGCGAGCTGGAAGGTGCGCAGCGTGACGCCGGGCTCCTGCTCGGGGAGGTCGGCGGCGGCGGGAACGGCCCAGCCCGCGACGACCACGGCGCCGAGGGTGAGGGCGGCCGCGCCGCGTCGGTACCTGATCCGGCGGGACACCGGCAGGCTGGTGCGTTCGAGCATCGTTGCTCCCTAATACTCGGTCGGACTTCGAGTCCACGGAGCGTAACCCCTGCCCGGCTCCGTCGATGACAACGCTGGACAGGCTAGTCCTCGTTCTATCGATGTGTCTACAACTTCCGACTCACCGTCGACAAAAGTGCCCTGGCCTGCCCCGACGTACGCTCGGAGACATGAGCGCACGCCACGGCGACATCGCCGACAGCACCGCGTCCCGGCCGTTCGCGCAGGTGGACGTCTTCACCGAGGCCCCGACCCTCGGCAATCCCGTCGCGGTCGTGCTCGACGGCGACGGGCTCACCGACGAGCAGATGGCCTCGTTCGCCCGCTGGACGAACCTCTCGGAGACGACATTCCTCCTCCCGCCCAGCAGCGAGGGTGCGGCCGGCGGCGCCGACTACCGCCTGCGGATTTTCACCCCCGGCGGCGAGCTGCCCTTCGCCGGGCACCCGACGCTCGGCTCCTGCCACGCGTGGCTCGAGGCCGGCGGGGAGCCCCGGGCGAGCGACGTCGTCGTGCAGGAGTGCGGCGTCGGCCTGGTGACGATCCGGCGCGGGACGTCGGACGCCGTCGGGCCGGACGGGCACGCGGAGGACGCAGCAGCCGCGCCCGGCCGGCTCGCGTTCGCCGCGCCCGACCTGCTCGCCGACGAGCCGGTCCCGGCCGACGACCTCGCCGCGATCGTCGCCGCGCTGGGCGTCCCGGACGACGCCGTGCTCGACCACCGCGTCCTCGACAACGGGCCCGGCTGGCGCGTCGTGCTGCTCGACTCCGCCGATCGCGTCGCCGGGCTCGCGCCCGACTGGTCGCGGCTCCGCGTCGAGCACCCCGACCTCTCCGTCGGCGTCGCCGGGCTGTACGGCGCCGACGGCGGGCCCGACGGCGCGGCGGTCGAGGTCCGCGGGTTCGCGCTCGCCATGGGCATCCCCGAGGACCCGGTCACCGGGAGCCTCAACGCCGTCGTCGGGCAGTGGCTCGTGCGCGACGGCCGCCTCCCCGACCGCTACGTCGCGACCCAGGGCGCGGCGCTCGGTCGCGCCGGGCGCGTGCACGTCGAGCGCGACGGCTCCGGGACCGTCTGGGTGGGCGGCGCGAGCGTCACGTGCGTCGCGGGGACCGTCCGGCTCTGACCTCGGCCGGTCCGTAGACTGGGGCAAGTGTCAACAACCCCACCAGTTTCCGGGTCCGACCGCGCCCTGACGGACCGCGCGGTCGTCGCGCGCGCCCGCTGGGCGCTCATGGTGCAGTTCGGGCTGTTCGGGGTCATCGGCGCGTCGTGGATGAGCCGCCTGCCCTCGGTCCGCGAGGCGCTGGGGATCAGCGCGAGCCAGCTCGGCCTCCTGCTCGTCGTCGGCGGCCTGGGCTCGCTCGTGTCCGTGGTGTCCGCGGGCGCGGTCGTGGCACGGTTCGGCAGCCGCACGACCCTCGTCGTCGCGACGGTGGGGAACGTCGTCGGGTTCGGGCTCGTCGCGCTCGGCACCGGGACGGGGGGCGTCGTCCTCTTCGCGGCCGGCGCGTTCCTCAACGGCGTGTGCGGCGCCCTGACCAACGTGCCGATCAACATCTGCGCCGCGTCCGTGGAGCAGCACGTCGGGCGGGCGATCCTGCCCCACTTCCACGCCGCGTTCTCCATCGGCGCCGCGTGCGGCGCCCTCGTCGCCGCCGTGTTCTCGTGGGCGCACGTCGGCATCACCGCGCAGATCCTCGTCGTGACGCTCGCCGTCACGGTGACGCGCGCCGTCCTCATCGCCCCCGCGACCGCGCTCGCTCCCGACCGGGTCGACGACGGCGCCGCGCCCTCGGCCGCCACCTCGCCCCGCCGCGGGGCCGGGGTGCGCGCCGCGCTCGCCGCGTGGCGCGAGCCGCGCACGCTCCTCATCGGGCTCGTGCTGCTCGCGTCGTCGCTGTCGGAGGGGTCGGCGGGCAACTGGCTCTCCATCGCCGTCGTCGACGGGTTCGAGGTGCGCGAGGCGCTCGGCGCGGTCGCGTACGGCACGTTCGTCGGCGCGATGACGGTGTTCCGGTTCGCCGGGACCAGGCTCATCGACCGGTTCGGGCGCGTCGCCGTCCTGCGCGCGTCGGGCGTCTCCGCGCTCGTCGGGCTGCTCGTCTTCGGCCTCGCGCCGAGCCTGCCGCTCGCGTGGGTCGGCATCGTGCTGTGGGGCTGCGGCGCGGCGCTCGCCAACCCTGTCGCCATCGCCGCGGCGTCCGACGACCCGGCCCACGCCGCGCCGCGCGTCGCGGTCGCGACGTCGTTCTCGACCGTCGCCATGCTCACCGCGCCGCCGCTGCTCGGCCTGATGGTCGACCAGGTCGGGGCACGGCACATGCTCCTCGTGATCTGCGCCGCGACCGTCCTGTCGCTCGCCGTGGCCGGCCAGGTGCGCCCGCTCCCCCGCCCGGCGCCTCGGCCCGTGGCCGCGGTGCCCGTCGAGGACCCCGAGCCCACGAGGTAGCACCCCCGGTCCACGAGGGAGCACCGTGGTCCTCCGGCCCCGGCCCGCGACGTCGGGTGCGATGACCGAGAATCGGCCCGTGGAGCTCACCGAGAAGGTCGCGACGCTGCGACGCGAGGCGCGCGAGCGCGCCCTGGCCCGGCCCCGGCACCCGTTCGTGGGGACGGTCCGGGACGAGACGCGAGAGGGCGTCGGGCTGCGCCGCTACGTGCCCAGGGACCACGACGCCGAGGTCGTGGTCGTGTTCCTGCACGGCGGGTACGGGCTGTTCGGGGACCTGGAGCTGCAGGACGCCTCGTGCCGCCGCGTCGCGACGGCGCTCGCGACGCCCGTGGTCTCGGTCGACTACCGGCTCGCGCCCGAGGGCTCGCTCGCCGAGGCGGCCGGGGACGCGCTCGTCGCGCTCGCGCTCCTCGCCGCGGAGGGCGTCGGCCGCCTCGCCCTGTTCGGCGACTCGGCGGGCGGGGCGGTCGCCGTCGCCGCCGCGCACCGGGCGCACGGCACGCCGCTCGCCCCGGCATGGCTGGCGCTGACGAACCCCAACCTCGACCTCACGCTCGGGTCGTTCGACCCGGACCGGCCGGGCGGGCCCGACGCCGCGCTGTCCGCGGAGTCGTTCCGCGCCTGGACCCGGGTCGAGGACCTCGCGGACGCGCCGCGGCTCGACCTCGACGCGTCGCGGCTCCCGCCGACGTTCCTCGCGGTCGGCGACCAGGACGCGCTGCTCCCCGAGGCACGGACGCTCGCCGCGGCGTGCGCGCGCGACGACGTCCGGTGCGAGCTCGTCGAGGTGCCCGGAGCGAGCCACGGGTTCCTCG
Protein-coding sequences here:
- a CDS encoding MFS transporter is translated as MSTTPPVSGSDRALTDRAVVARARWALMVQFGLFGVIGASWMSRLPSVREALGISASQLGLLLVVGGLGSLVSVVSAGAVVARFGSRTTLVVATVGNVVGFGLVALGTGTGGVVLFAAGAFLNGVCGALTNVPINICAASVEQHVGRAILPHFHAAFSIGAACGALVAAVFSWAHVGITAQILVVTLAVTVTRAVLIAPATALAPDRVDDGAAPSAATSPRRGAGVRAALAAWREPRTLLIGLVLLASSLSEGSAGNWLSIAVVDGFEVREALGAVAYGTFVGAMTVFRFAGTRLIDRFGRVAVLRASGVSALVGLLVFGLAPSLPLAWVGIVLWGCGAALANPVAIAAASDDPAHAAPRVAVATSFSTVAMLTAPPLLGLMVDQVGARHMLLVICAATVLSLAVAGQVRPLPRPAPRPVAAVPVEDPEPTR
- a CDS encoding MMPL family transporter — translated: MALGRLLHRTGRFAARRRGVVLGVWAVLLVLGAVLGGAVFDKTTDVEPAPPGSASALAAERLDELSPEGETVVAVLSGRDYFSTDLIAQASDVMHGIRAMPGVVEVFDAYTGGGLIADDGQGSLVIVELDPALSDDDALALAHEVADALHTVDTPEVLVGGALLAEEAFVDQAITDAAVGEGVAIAVLLIVLVVVLGGLRAGLVPLLSALAAIAVALLVLSGLLGIVPVNEFAVNVVTLLGLGLTVDYSLLVLARFREERAESPGLPLDELVGRTLATAGRAVLASGLAVAVALTGLLLLGDSLLSGMAVGGAIVVLVATAAGLTLVPALVATWHRAIPAPGARTWSHPWTGRGGAGTLGRLARTAQRHAVLVTLGATALLLALAAPLGSMTLGSSEVHSLPADAEARLAADASTSRFADLGVTPITVLVEAPRGDEAASAYLDRVAALPGVEDAMQDTDFPSEVLVVDVTPDVGEGGDATAAEAQDLLRAIRAIDTGDLDVHVAGPAAEVVDTQGHLAQRLPLAAGVVVLATFALLFLLTGSLVVPLKALVLNLLTLAATLGVLVSVFQHGVGASLLGFEPWGALDVTTPLLIGMLVFGLSTDYEVFLLARTAEEWRARTPGEDPRAANDRAVLRSITATGPVVTTAAVAIGIVFLGFAAGELVAMKEVGVGMAVAVLLDVTVVRGLLLPATMTLLGRWNWWPSWRDGSGSPVPGREEGSGRPVPARDGQVVPHLPR
- a CDS encoding alpha/beta hydrolase — translated: MELTEKVATLRREARERALARPRHPFVGTVRDETREGVGLRRYVPRDHDAEVVVVFLHGGYGLFGDLELQDASCRRVATALATPVVSVDYRLAPEGSLAEAAGDALVALALLAAEGVGRLALFGDSAGGAVAVAAAHRAHGTPLAPAWLALTNPNLDLTLGSFDPDRPGGPDAALSAESFRAWTRVEDLADAPRLDLDASRLPPTFLAVGDQDALLPEARTLAAACARDDVRCELVEVPGASHGFLGGDAAPGVLAGLRAFVRDV
- a CDS encoding family 16 glycoside hydrolase encodes the protein MLERTSLPVSRRIRYRRGAAALTLGAVVVAGWAVPAAADLPEQEPGVTLRTFQLAQNPGGVCTLKSGQTPNVDKLMPTIDWSTAEQFGAEDNFISQALANLHVPADGQYQFRVTNDDGALVYIDGQLVVENDGPNDSTSVEGTATLTAGVHDLRVDYYEGSDKQRLTLAWKTPGSSTFEVIPTSALSTEAGVVRVTAPGYKYCEGATDTAGDGLRLDAVNPNYDLVDLRPAGFEPKVSGLAFTPDEKLAVVTTGEVSSGGWRPDPVSGEVYLLDGVTTADGPEDVTATLVADELLNPMGIEVVEDSIFVSERYQLTQLTDPDGDGFYDQHTKIAEWPDGGNFHEFAFGLIHDEDYFYVNLSVAIDNGGATTNPQPGQNRGTSIKIDRETGEVSYVAGGLRTPNGIGFGPEGAIFGTDNQGAWLPANKLVHIEQDKFFNHYTNPAGLFDANPVSPPAVWLPQNEIANSPGNPVLIQDGEFAGQMLVGDVTYGGIQRTFLEKVDGEFQGAVFRHTAGLEVGANRTIYGPDGAIYVGGTGEGGNWGESGKLRFGLQKLVPVNEDSFDMKEMRVVEGGFEIEYTDPVSDEVVEKLADAYQVKQWRYVPTQQYGGPKVDEEPLFVTDATVSEDRTTVTLKIDGLKPGHVVYIRSPRPFASAEGTELLSTEAWYTLNSLPGYVAPADRGWYEAELAQPLGSSSIGSDHSNYSGSGFAAGMTSVGAGRTFSVTVPEAGTYPVNVRYANGIHPYTTLRAKNVSLHVNGADLGQWNFPTTGSWKDWGVLTRNLELQAGVNTITLAYETGDEGNINLDVLSIGENPDICSPGEVEDGYTAIYDGTLASLQEGWRMAGPGGFGRQDDCSIRGAGGMGLLWYDQELGDRYSLKLDWKLTKDDNGGVFVGFPNPGDDPWVAVNKGYEIQIDATDADDRTTGAVYTFQGADEAARDAALKPVGQWNAYDIRVEGDRIRIYLNDVLVNDFTSTDPARLVNSFVGIQNHGSGEMVNYRNIRFKALTDEPVEELAISTTVQTRCMAGKVYVAVRATNDDTVPADITLTTPFGTKTVTGVQPGASAYQSFATRSASVEAGTAQVSATGGDLTFQADVAYEAASCG
- a CDS encoding FBP domain-containing protein, producing MIPLTEKQIRASFVNASKREAAQATLPDLDTLDWDRLDYLGWRDRKAPLLAYAVVVVDGEPRGILLRSTDAKTGGMRKRAVCAWCEDVVVTDDVSLYVARRAGASGRRGNTVGTLICTQFLCSQNVRRTPTRSEIGDDESMRELFVELRVDGLRERSARFVTEVMRDA
- a CDS encoding PhzF family phenazine biosynthesis protein → MSARHGDIADSTASRPFAQVDVFTEAPTLGNPVAVVLDGDGLTDEQMASFARWTNLSETTFLLPPSSEGAAGGADYRLRIFTPGGELPFAGHPTLGSCHAWLEAGGEPRASDVVVQECGVGLVTIRRGTSDAVGPDGHAEDAAAAPGRLAFAAPDLLADEPVPADDLAAIVAALGVPDDAVLDHRVLDNGPGWRVVLLDSADRVAGLAPDWSRLRVEHPDLSVGVAGLYGADGGPDGAAVEVRGFALAMGIPEDPVTGSLNAVVGQWLVRDGRLPDRYVATQGAALGRAGRVHVERDGSGTVWVGGASVTCVAGTVRL